In Halobacillus litoralis, one DNA window encodes the following:
- a CDS encoding helix-turn-helix transcriptional regulator, protein MIKPNTELMRQRREMFDLSQQEVAFRLQALGYPISDNHYSRIERGSNGYNNIQLETAFAIAKVLKYTVDDLFIFQPENEVDSFSPSPEYKERMANHMTKEKKLKVGQAIRDFRKKNKLSAKDIAEKTGMATSYVYHIEKGYGSKKAVQQIIDAFNIKIKV, encoded by the coding sequence ATGATTAAACCAAACACTGAACTGATGAGACAAAGAAGAGAAATGTTCGATCTAAGCCAACAGGAGGTAGCTTTCAGATTACAAGCTCTGGGCTACCCTATTTCTGATAATCACTACAGCAGGATTGAAAGGGGCAGTAATGGATATAACAATATCCAGCTAGAGACTGCATTTGCCATAGCAAAGGTGCTAAAATATACAGTAGATGATCTGTTCATTTTTCAACCTGAGAATGAAGTTGATAGCTTCTCACCTTCTCCTGAGTATAAAGAGCGCATGGCTAACCATATGACCAAGGAAAAGAAGTTGAAAGTTGGTCAGGCAATCAGAGACTTTAGGAAGAAGAACAAGCTCTCTGCTAAGGATATTGCAGAGAAGACAGGCATGGCTACCAGCTATGTCTATCACATTGAAAAAGGTTATGGATCAAAGAAGGCAGTCCAGCAGATAATAGATGCCTTCAATATTAAAATCAAGGTCTAA
- a CDS encoding thymidine kinase, whose translation MSIKVGNTEVILGTMFSGKTSLLLKKFKENSRVERFVNMAFKPRKDTRDGQTEIKSHDGFSIDASPVGSPLEILKEVDDMKSFVASFEHIIVYIDEVQFMDDVIISVIQNLNSQGIDVICCGLNMDRFGKPFGAMPNIMAIADERTQIKTKCRCGAEAYVSFGNYINKDSQVAIGADEYEPVCKKCFYVRRLED comes from the coding sequence ATGAGCATTAAAGTAGGTAACACTGAGGTCATTCTAGGGACTATGTTCTCTGGAAAGACCTCTTTATTGTTGAAGAAATTCAAGGAAAACAGCAGGGTAGAACGTTTTGTGAACATGGCTTTCAAGCCAAGGAAAGACACTAGGGATGGTCAAACTGAGATTAAATCACATGATGGATTCTCTATTGATGCAAGCCCAGTAGGTAGCCCTCTTGAGATTCTAAAAGAGGTCGATGATATGAAGAGCTTTGTTGCTTCATTCGAGCATATCATTGTCTACATTGACGAGGTTCAATTCATGGATGATGTAATCATTTCAGTCATTCAAAACCTCAACTCACAAGGGATTGATGTGATCTGCTGTGGCTTAAACATGGACAGGTTTGGCAAGCCATTTGGTGCTATGCCTAACATTATGGCTATAGCTGATGAAAGGACTCAAATTAAAACCAAGTGTAGGTGTGGGGCAGAGGCATATGTCTCATTTGGTAACTACATTAACAAAGATTCTCAGGTAGCCATAGGCGCTGATGAGTACGAGCCAGTATGTAAGAAATGTTTTTATGTTAGGAGGTTAGAAGATTAA
- a CDS encoding adenosylcobalamin-dependent ribonucleoside-diphosphate reductase: MTTTLTGFQRKIHHTRYARKALDKEQHMKTGQPVVTLTKDGKYPTRELGTVALYDPEKQIVTVRLETGDYQDTFPEQLFDQDLHNVDVLLETEWQDTADRVAWAVAQPDHEYQNLPVSHHDFLEAIENFNLVPAGRILTGAGDDAKVTLFNCYVIDVEKPPHNPEAGVDSRQAIFHHQGRVAEIMARGGGVGTCLSVFRPAYAPLKQTKGRATGSVFIGNLLSGLTEFVEQANRRGAQMLTQHVWHPDVYHSRDSQDDFIGAKQKEGFMEGNNSSVLVTDDFMKALYNDEDWDLIFPDTEHPAYNEDWDGDINKWIDEHGKASVKVYKTVPARDIWDKIIEANWASAELGVIYIDRYNQMHNGWYLGTIMATNPCGEQGLLGNSTCNLSAVNFGRMIKVVGKDSEGIIYDIDWDKLEQTVETGVRFLDNIIDTTEYFDSDMEKQQKGERRLGLGYLGVHDLLIALRLKYGSEEAENVLDDVFSFFRDTAYNASIDLAIEKGAFPLYDDRYLESGFVKTLPQEIQDRIKLHGIRNLTILTVAPTGTTGSMTPSLLSPEDSVSTGVEPHFAMKYERMSRIGTTTQYAGVAKAWKDEHPDQELPEYFIGAMELSPEAHVAMQAVAQRYVDSSISKTVNAPKDHSQDQVDTLYRLAYEKGLKGVTYYRDGSRYEQILSVGEEDGAEEETEEQWECGSCGSKKFHMVENCKQCAECGMQACSL; encoded by the coding sequence ATGACAACAACACTCACAGGATTCCAGCGAAAAATCCACCACACAAGGTATGCAAGGAAAGCCTTGGACAAAGAACAGCACATGAAGACAGGACAGCCAGTAGTAACGCTGACCAAAGATGGTAAATACCCTACAAGAGAGCTGGGAACAGTAGCTCTTTATGATCCAGAGAAACAGATCGTAACTGTGAGGCTTGAGACAGGAGACTATCAAGACACTTTCCCAGAACAGCTATTTGACCAAGACTTGCACAATGTTGATGTGCTACTAGAAACTGAATGGCAAGACACAGCAGACAGGGTAGCATGGGCAGTAGCTCAGCCAGATCATGAGTATCAAAACCTGCCAGTCTCTCATCATGACTTCTTAGAAGCCATTGAAAACTTCAACCTAGTCCCAGCAGGGCGCATCTTGACTGGTGCTGGTGATGATGCAAAGGTTACTCTATTTAATTGCTATGTCATTGATGTAGAGAAGCCACCACACAATCCAGAGGCAGGAGTGGACAGCAGGCAAGCAATCTTTCACCACCAAGGAAGAGTAGCAGAAATCATGGCAAGGGGTGGTGGAGTTGGCACATGCTTATCAGTATTCAGACCAGCTTATGCCCCATTGAAACAGACCAAGGGAAGGGCTACAGGCTCAGTATTCATTGGTAACTTGCTTAGTGGCTTAACTGAGTTTGTCGAGCAGGCGAACAGAAGGGGCGCTCAGATGCTTACACAGCACGTTTGGCATCCTGACGTTTACCACAGCAGGGATAGTCAAGATGACTTCATTGGTGCTAAACAGAAAGAAGGATTCATGGAAGGCAATAACTCTTCTGTCTTGGTCACAGATGACTTCATGAAAGCCCTCTACAATGATGAGGACTGGGATCTTATTTTCCCTGACACTGAACACCCAGCATATAATGAGGACTGGGATGGTGACATTAATAAATGGATTGATGAGCATGGAAAGGCTTCTGTTAAGGTTTACAAGACTGTTCCAGCTAGGGACATTTGGGATAAGATTATAGAAGCTAACTGGGCAAGCGCTGAGCTAGGTGTCATTTATATTGATCGTTACAATCAGATGCACAATGGATGGTATCTAGGCACTATCATGGCTACTAATCCTTGTGGCGAGCAAGGACTACTAGGCAATTCCACTTGTAACCTATCAGCAGTCAACTTTGGTCGAATGATTAAAGTAGTAGGGAAAGACTCTGAGGGTATTATCTATGACATTGACTGGGACAAGCTAGAGCAGACTGTAGAAACAGGGGTACGATTCCTAGACAATATCATTGATACTACAGAATACTTTGACTCTGATATGGAGAAGCAACAGAAAGGCGAGAGAAGGCTAGGACTTGGCTATCTTGGTGTCCATGACCTATTAATCGCATTGAGGCTAAAATATGGCTCAGAAGAAGCTGAGAACGTCTTAGACGATGTATTCTCATTCTTTAGGGACACAGCCTATAATGCTTCCATTGATCTTGCCATTGAAAAGGGCGCTTTCCCATTATATGATGATCGCTACCTTGAGAGTGGCTTTGTTAAAACACTGCCCCAAGAAATCCAAGATCGAATCAAGCTACATGGTATCAGGAACTTGACCATCCTAACTGTAGCACCTACAGGAACAACAGGCTCAATGACACCAAGCCTATTGAGTCCAGAGGATTCAGTCTCTACAGGTGTAGAGCCACACTTTGCAATGAAGTACGAGCGCATGAGTCGAATTGGAACTACTACTCAGTACGCTGGGGTTGCTAAGGCTTGGAAGGATGAACACCCTGACCAAGAGCTACCAGAGTATTTCATTGGTGCAATGGAGTTAAGCCCAGAAGCTCATGTGGCTATGCAGGCAGTAGCTCAGAGATATGTTGACTCTTCTATATCCAAGACAGTCAATGCACCTAAAGACCACTCACAAGATCAAGTAGATACTCTCTACAGGTTGGCATATGAGAAAGGCTTAAAAGGTGTAACCTACTATCGTGATGGATCGAGGTATGAACAGATTCTCTCAGTAGGAGAAGAAGATGGGGCAGAAGAAGAGACAGAAGAGCAGTGGGAATGTGGCTCATGTGGCAGTAAGAAGTTTCACATGGTCGAAAACTGCAAGCAATGTGCTGAATGTGGGATGCAAGCATGTTCATTATAA
- a CDS encoding recombinase family protein, whose product MAVNWKELNKKQVAEDELTKVCGYVRVSTYDQIKGVSLEDQAESIRNWAKYMGYELVHIYKDAGESGASKERPAFQQMMKDAEQGMFDMVCCAKIDRFARSIRYGIEYMYHLEDLNVYMKFLSPEIDTRKPEGKMLFTMMSQFAEMEKEQIQERMDMGKFNKLSSGKFISKKPFGYDVVDGDLILNEEESFWVEKIFKMSAYGEMSYRKIAEELNAQSAPLPTARSKQWTHNTVYKIIKNDLYKGFYYYKGQLVEMEFEPIVSKSIWSRANKQRERV is encoded by the coding sequence ATGGCAGTAAATTGGAAAGAACTTAACAAGAAACAGGTTGCAGAAGACGAGCTAACTAAAGTCTGTGGCTATGTCAGGGTTTCTACATACGATCAGATTAAGGGTGTTTCTCTTGAGGATCAGGCTGAAAGCATTAGAAACTGGGCTAAGTACATGGGATATGAGCTTGTCCATATCTACAAGGATGCTGGTGAGTCTGGGGCATCCAAAGAGAGACCAGCCTTCCAACAGATGATGAAAGATGCTGAGCAAGGCATGTTCGATATGGTATGCTGTGCTAAGATTGACAGGTTCGCCAGATCAATCAGATATGGTATTGAGTACATGTACCACTTGGAAGACTTAAATGTTTACATGAAATTCTTGAGTCCTGAGATCGACACCAGAAAGCCAGAAGGCAAAATGCTCTTTACGATGATGAGCCAATTCGCTGAAATGGAGAAAGAACAGATTCAAGAGCGCATGGATATGGGTAAATTCAATAAGCTGTCTTCTGGTAAGTTTATCAGTAAAAAGCCTTTTGGCTATGATGTTGTAGATGGCGACCTTATATTGAATGAAGAAGAGTCATTCTGGGTTGAGAAGATATTCAAGATGAGCGCTTATGGTGAAATGAGCTACAGGAAGATTGCAGAAGAGCTTAATGCCCAGTCTGCCCCACTTCCTACTGCTAGAAGTAAACAATGGACTCACAATACAGTTTACAAGATTATTAAGAACGATTTATATAAAGGCTTCTATTACTACAAGGGACAGCTAGTAGAAATGGAATTTGAGCCTATTGTAAGCAAGAGTATCTGGTCAAGAGCTAACAAGCAAAGGGAGAGAGTCTAA
- a CDS encoding helix-turn-helix domain-containing protein translates to MDVGKKKTSLSPKERASAINRWAEAGQFVRDSREKYGISARGLGAEIDVSGNYISEIERGIKPASDPVIREIAQILKFDEADLFKLYGKPTLRAQEELEGSDKLNDILESISKNVDSKDIKDDIYEEFAKIADKYIK, encoded by the coding sequence ATGGATGTAGGAAAAAAGAAAACTTCTCTGTCCCCTAAAGAGAGGGCAAGCGCTATTAATAGATGGGCAGAGGCAGGTCAGTTTGTAAGAGATAGCAGAGAGAAATATGGAATAAGCGCCAGAGGACTTGGTGCTGAAATAGATGTATCAGGTAACTATATTAGTGAAATAGAAAGAGGAATTAAACCAGCTAGTGATCCAGTCATTAGGGAAATAGCACAAATACTAAAATTTGATGAAGCTGATCTGTTCAAATTATATGGAAAGCCCACACTTAGAGCGCAAGAAGAATTAGAGGGATCAGATAAACTTAATGATATATTAGAAAGTATAAGTAAGAATGTAGATAGTAAAGATATTAAAGATGATATATACGAAGAATTTGCAAAGATAGCAGACAAATATATTAAATAA
- a CDS encoding ParM/StbA family protein, whose product MEKQLQTAYVLDLGNGFTKRSMDSKTIKTEPSIIGKHKEGFQIESDLDVVNVNNQREIYIGNDVWDADVPAMVALEDGEINRVKTQEFSELLLGFISKDFQQKSVEKITLPLLVLGLPNTEYEEHKDFLEKEFKGIFGVKMNGRSRAIEIKAVKVIPQPVGTILYSMSSKLLNGKTSLIIDGGFGTIDLTELNGKQIGESYGADLGMRKPLVQIEKYIRQKYRNVKNLNPHMVSDILQNGLVQAGKTHSINNDDRVVEILSDHFREVYSYLIERFDFRDYDQVIWTGGMALAHNEAIKHKDQFGNFVVLDENGQEANVRGYSEYGKVVLGSGK is encoded by the coding sequence ATGGAAAAACAACTTCAAACTGCATATGTACTTGATCTGGGGAATGGATTTACTAAGAGGTCTATGGATAGCAAGACGATTAAGACTGAGCCTAGCATCATTGGAAAGCACAAAGAAGGCTTCCAGATCGAAAGTGACCTAGATGTGGTAAACGTCAACAATCAAAGAGAAATCTACATAGGCAATGACGTTTGGGATGCTGATGTTCCTGCAATGGTCGCTCTTGAAGATGGCGAGATCAACAGAGTCAAAACTCAGGAGTTTTCTGAGTTGCTTCTAGGCTTTATCTCAAAGGACTTCCAGCAGAAGTCAGTGGAGAAGATTACACTGCCCCTTTTAGTCCTTGGACTTCCTAACACTGAGTATGAAGAGCATAAGGACTTCCTAGAGAAAGAGTTTAAAGGGATCTTTGGAGTCAAGATGAATGGTAGATCGAGAGCCATTGAAATCAAGGCTGTTAAAGTAATTCCACAGCCAGTAGGTACTATCCTTTATTCTATGTCTAGCAAGCTACTGAATGGCAAGACAAGCCTTATCATTGATGGTGGGTTTGGCACTATTGATCTGACAGAGCTTAATGGCAAACAGATAGGGGAATCCTATGGGGCAGACTTGGGAATGAGGAAGCCTTTAGTACAGATTGAGAAATACATTCGCCAGAAGTACAGAAACGTTAAGAACCTCAACCCTCATATGGTGTCTGACATTCTACAGAATGGCTTAGTCCAAGCAGGAAAGACTCATTCCATCAACAATGATGATAGAGTGGTAGAAATACTCTCAGATCATTTCAGAGAGGTATATTCCTACTTGATTGAGAGATTCGACTTTAGGGACTATGACCAAGTTATTTGGACAGGTGGAATGGCTCTGGCACACAATGAAGCTATTAAACACAAAGATCAGTTTGGAAACTTTGTAGTCTTGGATGAGAATGGACAGGAAGCTAATGTGAGGGGCTACAGCGAGTATGGGAAGGTCGTGTTAGGAAGTGGCAAGTAA
- a CDS encoding FAD-dependent thymidylate synthase: MRKVLDKGYVHLEDKMGEDLSPVNDARVSYDKKRNEWSDKEKGLLNFLGKHDHTSPFRGSIVKLEMYAPLMIARQAFKYMVGSDHAEAPTRNMDTFTQWNETSRRYISDAVEFYLPQQDEWRSKPENSKQGSGEPFDEASGAFLQEKLEDYQELGLELYERSIEKGVAPELARLFLPAYGLYIRWRWTMSLQTVAHVLNQRLPKDSQKEFQDFAKAIYHEVKPQFPVALDALLSDEAKARVSE, from the coding sequence TTGAGAAAAGTATTAGATAAAGGTTATGTCCACTTAGAAGACAAGATGGGTGAAGACTTAAGCCCAGTAAATGATGCAAGGGTTTCATATGACAAAAAGCGCAATGAATGGTCAGACAAAGAGAAAGGGCTTCTAAACTTCTTAGGCAAGCATGACCACACAAGCCCATTCAGAGGCTCTATTGTGAAGCTAGAAATGTATGCCCCTCTAATGATCGCAAGGCAAGCCTTCAAGTATATGGTTGGCTCAGATCATGCAGAAGCACCTACAAGGAACATGGACACCTTCACACAATGGAACGAAACTTCAAGGCGCTACATTTCTGATGCAGTGGAGTTTTACCTGCCCCAGCAAGACGAGTGGAGAAGCAAGCCAGAGAACAGCAAGCAGGGATCAGGAGAGCCATTCGATGAAGCGAGTGGGGCTTTCTTGCAGGAAAAGCTAGAAGACTACCAAGAGCTAGGCTTAGAGCTATATGAACGATCAATAGAAAAGGGAGTAGCCCCTGAGTTGGCTAGACTCTTCCTGCCAGCTTATGGCTTATACATTCGCTGGCGCTGGACAATGAGCTTGCAGACAGTAGCACATGTACTAAATCAAAGGCTTCCAAAAGACTCACAGAAAGAGTTTCAAGACTTTGCAAAGGCTATTTACCATGAGGTTAAGCCACAATTCCCAGTAGCTCTTGATGCTCTACTGAGTGACGAAGCTAAGGCTAGGGTGAGTGAATGA
- the dnaB gene encoding replicative DNA helicase — MQLDKSTLPHSIESEKASLGSMLLNSEAVAYAVDKVNSQDYHEVKNRHVFDAIKEAYNADRNVDVVTVSEYMQHDNAEDYLNELVASTPSPSTYSDYISIVQDKAQLRDLIKTGDKLQELGYTSQDTETAIDQAESMVFQMSQVKSADRIVKISDKIEGYKDKLRERARNPDRITGLATHYRDLDMILGGFQDSDLIIQAGRPSMGKTALALNCANNICKDVHEDGSKKKVTIFSLEMSTEQLIERLVCAEANISAEKMRAGQLDRDEWKKVGVALDEVKSWDLEIDDTPNLTVGEIRAKLRRSHAEKPIDFVIIDYLGLIGDGNTTGGENRSTVVGQKTKALKGMARELDTPILLLSQLNRGVEQREDKRPMMSDLRESGAIEQDADVVIMLYRDEYYNADSPAKNIAEVIINKHRKGSNGTIELAFLKEYTKFVNLDYRR, encoded by the coding sequence TTGCAACTAGATAAATCCACCCTGCCCCATTCAATAGAGAGTGAAAAAGCCAGTCTAGGCTCAATGCTTCTTAATAGTGAAGCTGTAGCATATGCTGTAGATAAGGTGAACTCACAGGACTATCATGAAGTCAAAAACAGGCATGTATTTGATGCAATCAAGGAAGCCTACAATGCAGACAGAAATGTTGATGTGGTCACAGTCAGTGAATATATGCAACATGATAATGCAGAAGACTACTTGAATGAATTGGTGGCAAGCACACCAAGTCCATCAACCTACAGCGACTATATAAGTATTGTCCAAGACAAGGCACAACTCAGAGACTTAATCAAGACAGGCGACAAGCTACAAGAGCTTGGCTACACCAGCCAAGACACTGAGACAGCCATTGACCAAGCAGAAAGCATGGTCTTCCAGATGAGCCAAGTTAAGAGCGCTGATCGCATTGTTAAAATCTCTGATAAGATTGAAGGGTACAAGGACAAGCTAAGAGAGCGAGCTAGAAATCCAGACAGGATCACAGGGCTTGCTACACATTATCGTGACTTAGATATGATTTTAGGGGGTTTTCAAGACTCAGACTTAATCATACAAGCTGGTAGACCTTCAATGGGTAAGACAGCCCTTGCATTGAATTGCGCTAACAATATATGCAAAGACGTTCATGAAGATGGATCGAAAAAGAAAGTGACGATCTTTTCTCTTGAAATGAGTACAGAACAGCTTATTGAAAGGCTGGTATGTGCTGAGGCTAATATATCTGCTGAGAAAATGAGAGCAGGGCAATTAGATCGTGATGAATGGAAGAAGGTTGGAGTAGCACTTGATGAGGTTAAAAGCTGGGACTTGGAGATAGATGATACACCTAACTTGACTGTAGGTGAAATCAGAGCGAAGTTGAGAAGGTCACATGCAGAAAAACCTATCGACTTTGTTATTATCGACTATCTGGGACTCATTGGTGATGGAAATACCACAGGTGGAGAGAACAGATCAACAGTAGTGGGGCAGAAGACAAAAGCCCTCAAAGGTATGGCTAGGGAACTTGATACACCTATCCTTCTCCTATCACAGTTAAATAGGGGAGTGGAACAGCGTGAAGACAAGCGACCTATGATGAGTGACTTAAGAGAATCAGGTGCTATCGAGCAGGATGCTGATGTGGTAATCATGCTCTACAGGGATGAATACTACAATGCAGACAGCCCAGCTAAGAATATCGCTGAGGTCATTATCAATAAGCATAGGAAAGGTAGCAATGGCACAATCGAGCTTGCTTTCCTTAAAGAATATACTAAATTTGTCAACCTAGATTATAGGAGGTAG
- a CDS encoding HTH domain-containing protein, which yields MITKKSLIDAFIKPYIELFGKQKQHKKELLEQAEEYMLNHDFGGFDFFSASEYSVIDELFWHTAVCGVQTISRAKIAERVSVSESTVDRAVRKIKKTGLLVFGRLGNKRAGVYAVVNVLHEKFNIAMSSLFGINDCSEFELKISNEDSIEDSIDDSTKAETPSAPRDEEAKSVSTYNTLNTFKTRMNKQQLQVAEIIGKSETLKPFSNEIAYKIFQHTMEDWEWNVVDNAVNRIMDNNYTPDHKVAYFRKTYTDAYHDELEARNELANIEPDFDVVEMNNKEFNEYKVDALGESLLQYDYFSKDRTNDRDLSLYYNWLEE from the coding sequence ATGATAACTAAAAAATCTTTAATAGATGCTTTCATTAAACCATACATAGAACTATTTGGCAAGCAAAAACAGCACAAAAAAGAGCTTTTAGAGCAAGCAGAAGAATACATGCTAAACCATGACTTTGGAGGCTTTGACTTCTTCTCTGCTTCTGAATATTCAGTAATTGATGAGCTATTCTGGCACACTGCTGTTTGTGGAGTACAAACAATCTCAAGAGCCAAGATTGCAGAGCGTGTAAGTGTATCTGAGTCCACTGTAGATCGTGCTGTTCGCAAGATCAAGAAGACAGGACTTTTAGTATTTGGAAGATTAGGGAATAAACGTGCTGGAGTGTACGCTGTAGTCAATGTACTTCATGAGAAATTCAATATCGCAATGTCCAGCTTATTTGGTATCAATGATTGCTCAGAATTTGAGCTAAAAATAAGCAATGAAGACTCTATTGAGGACTCTATTGACGACTCTACAAAAGCTGAAACCCCTTCTGCCCCAAGGGATGAAGAGGCAAAATCAGTTTCTACCTATAATACCTTAAATACATTTAAAACAAGAATGAATAAACAACAGCTACAGGTAGCAGAAATCATTGGTAAGTCAGAAACATTAAAACCATTCTCTAATGAGATTGCTTATAAGATTTTCCAGCACACTATGGAAGACTGGGAATGGAATGTGGTGGACAATGCTGTTAATCGTATTATGGACAATAACTATACACCAGATCACAAAGTAGCTTATTTCAGAAAGACTTATACTGATGCTTACCATGATGAATTAGAAGCTAGAAATGAACTTGCTAATATTGAACCTGACTTTGATGTTGTAGAAATGAATAACAAAGAGTTTAACGAGTATAAGGTAGATGCACTAGGGGAATCTCTACTACAGTATGACTATTTCTCTAAGGATAGAACCAATGATCGTGACTTGAGCCTATATTATAACTGGCTGGAAGAATAA